The Myxococcota bacterium genome has a segment encoding these proteins:
- a CDS encoding thiolase family protein, whose protein sequence is MASTPARNPLHDVAIVGVYDTPQAKKLTGWTEPALLVDAMRGALANAGLAPTDVDGVNAHSWVWRLSSREGAHLLGKQPCWTGQEPGIGGVLEAAAAIATGQCHTALVASVQCGEYTDHSATVSWTRPTNEFVECWGLYTAAEFALIAQRHMHLYGTPQEALAEVAAAIRSNGALNPEAVMYGKEVSRETVLQSRMVASPFHLLDCCINSEGGAALVLTTAERARDLDATPVFVLGGSTDRQGMSYVTAPVWDRYGTVGRRAARLCYAQSGLGPRDVDVLELYDPFSFEVIRQLEAFDFCKEGEAADYVLDGQVRIDGATPVATNGGLLSFSHAGLAQLLQKPIAAVKQLRGDVPDALRVPEAKVAMASNGGAGALFCDVMMLGTERP, encoded by the coding sequence ATGGCGAGCACGCCGGCCCGCAACCCCCTCCACGACGTCGCGATCGTCGGCGTCTACGACACGCCGCAGGCCAAGAAGCTCACGGGCTGGACGGAGCCCGCGCTGCTCGTCGACGCCATGCGCGGCGCGCTCGCGAACGCGGGCCTCGCGCCGACGGACGTCGACGGCGTGAACGCGCACAGCTGGGTCTGGCGGCTCAGCTCGCGCGAGGGCGCCCACCTGCTCGGCAAGCAGCCGTGCTGGACGGGCCAGGAGCCGGGCATCGGCGGCGTGCTCGAGGCCGCGGCCGCGATCGCGACGGGCCAGTGCCACACCGCGCTCGTCGCGAGCGTGCAGTGCGGCGAGTACACCGACCACTCGGCCACCGTGTCGTGGACGCGCCCGACGAACGAGTTCGTCGAGTGCTGGGGGCTCTACACCGCCGCCGAGTTCGCGCTGATCGCGCAGCGCCACATGCACCTGTACGGCACGCCGCAGGAAGCGCTCGCCGAGGTCGCCGCCGCGATCCGCAGCAACGGCGCCCTGAACCCCGAGGCCGTGATGTACGGCAAGGAGGTGTCGCGCGAGACGGTGCTGCAGTCGCGCATGGTCGCGTCGCCCTTCCACCTGCTCGACTGCTGCATCAACTCGGAGGGCGGCGCCGCGCTCGTGCTGACGACGGCCGAGCGCGCGCGCGACCTCGACGCGACGCCCGTCTTCGTGCTCGGCGGCTCGACCGACCGTCAGGGCATGTCGTACGTGACGGCGCCGGTCTGGGACCGCTACGGCACCGTCGGCCGGCGCGCGGCGCGCCTCTGCTACGCGCAGAGCGGGCTCGGCCCGCGCGACGTCGACGTGCTCGAGCTCTACGACCCGTTCTCGTTCGAAGTCATCCGCCAGCTCGAGGCGTTCGACTTCTGCAAGGAGGGCGAGGCCGCCGACTACGTGCTCGACGGCCAGGTGCGCATCGACGGCGCGACGCCCGTCGCGACGAACGGCGGCCTCCTCTCGTTCAGCCACGCGGGCCTCGCGCAGCTGCTGCAGAAGCCGATCGCCGCCGTGAAGCAGCTTCGCGGCGACGTGCCGGACGCGCTCCGCGTGCCGGAGGCGAAGGTCGCGATGGCGAGCAACGGCGGCGCGGGCGCGCTCTTCTGCGACGTCATGATGCTGGGAACGGAGCGGCCGTGA
- a CDS encoding class I SAM-dependent methyltransferase: MPKSAWLTEALHEYLVAHSDPDDDLLRELTAETKRSVEGLWLMEIAPEQGAFMQMLVAISGARRAVEVGTFTGHSSISIARGLPDDGRLLCLDTSEEWTAIARRYWAKAGLEHKIELRLGPAVDALRALPREPLFDFAFIDADKPNYPVYYEEILARMPQGGLVVCDNVLWMGAVVDPAAQDEQTKAIRAFNDLVAADARVSTSMIPVGDGLLLARKR; this comes from the coding sequence ATGCCCAAGTCCGCATGGCTGACCGAAGCGCTCCACGAGTACCTCGTCGCGCACAGCGACCCCGACGACGACCTGCTCCGCGAGCTCACGGCCGAGACGAAGCGCAGCGTCGAGGGGCTGTGGCTGATGGAGATCGCGCCCGAGCAGGGCGCGTTCATGCAGATGCTCGTCGCGATCTCGGGCGCGCGGCGCGCCGTCGAGGTCGGCACGTTCACCGGCCACTCGTCGATCTCGATCGCGCGCGGGCTGCCCGACGACGGGCGGCTCCTGTGCCTCGACACGAGCGAGGAGTGGACGGCGATCGCGCGGCGCTACTGGGCGAAGGCGGGCCTCGAGCACAAGATCGAGCTGCGCCTCGGGCCCGCGGTCGACGCGCTGCGCGCGCTCCCGCGCGAGCCGCTCTTCGACTTCGCCTTCATCGACGCCGACAAGCCGAACTACCCCGTGTACTACGAGGAGATCCTCGCGCGCATGCCGCAGGGCGGCCTCGTCGTGTGCGACAACGTGCTGTGGATGGGCGCGGTGGTCGACCCGGCGGCGCAGGACGAGCAGACGAAGGCGATCCGCGCGTTCAACGACCTCGTCGCCGCGGACGCGCGCGTGTCGACGTCGATGATCCCGGTGGGCGACGGGCTCCTGCTCGCGCGCAAGCGCTAG
- a CDS encoding epoxide hydrolase, giving the protein MAIEPFRIAIPEADLDDLRVRLARARLPDDLEDAGWRYGMPSSALRDVLAYWRDGYDWRAQEARLAAFPQFTTEAAGERVHFFHVRSPEPDAVPLVLTHGWPGSPVEFLGVMGPLADPRAHGGDPADAFHVVCPSMPGYGFSGPTTRPGVDVHRVADAVAALMRQLGYERYVAQGGDWGALVTRRLGEAYADRLLGVHLNMGFAMPDDLAAPEAWEGVTDEEKAAFAEAGARIADGTGYMAIQSTKPNTLGLGLNDSPAGLAGWILEKFHAWSDLRPDGRLESVYALDDLLTNVMQYWWTGTAASAARLYCESARAGTAATDPWRGRVDVPTGFARYPRELLQTPRAWMERRYRLVHFAQMERGGHFAAFEQPEAFVRDLRAFARILRQETPS; this is encoded by the coding sequence GTGGCGATCGAGCCGTTCCGCATCGCGATCCCCGAGGCCGACCTCGACGATCTGCGCGTGCGGCTCGCTCGCGCGCGCCTCCCGGACGACCTCGAGGACGCCGGCTGGCGCTACGGCATGCCGAGCTCGGCGCTGCGCGACGTGCTCGCCTACTGGCGCGACGGCTACGACTGGCGCGCGCAGGAGGCGCGGCTCGCCGCGTTCCCGCAGTTCACGACCGAGGCGGCGGGCGAGCGCGTGCACTTCTTCCACGTGCGCTCGCCCGAGCCCGACGCCGTTCCGCTCGTGCTGACGCACGGCTGGCCGGGCTCGCCGGTCGAGTTCCTCGGCGTGATGGGCCCGCTCGCCGACCCGCGCGCGCACGGCGGCGACCCGGCCGACGCCTTCCACGTCGTGTGCCCGTCGATGCCGGGCTACGGCTTCTCGGGCCCGACGACGCGGCCGGGCGTCGACGTGCACCGCGTCGCCGACGCGGTCGCCGCGCTGATGCGGCAGCTCGGCTACGAACGCTATGTCGCGCAGGGAGGCGACTGGGGCGCGCTCGTCACGCGCCGGCTCGGCGAGGCCTACGCCGACCGGCTGCTCGGCGTGCACCTCAACATGGGCTTCGCGATGCCCGACGACCTCGCCGCGCCCGAGGCGTGGGAGGGCGTGACGGACGAGGAGAAGGCCGCGTTCGCCGAGGCGGGCGCGCGCATCGCCGACGGCACGGGCTACATGGCGATCCAGAGCACCAAGCCGAACACGCTCGGCCTCGGGCTCAACGACTCGCCCGCCGGGCTCGCGGGCTGGATCCTCGAGAAGTTCCACGCCTGGAGCGACCTGCGCCCGGACGGGCGGCTCGAGAGCGTGTACGCGCTCGACGATCTGCTCACCAACGTGATGCAGTACTGGTGGACGGGCACGGCGGCGTCGGCCGCGCGCCTCTACTGCGAGAGCGCGCGCGCCGGCACCGCCGCGACCGACCCGTGGCGCGGCCGCGTCGACGTGCCGACCGGCTTCGCGCGCTATCCGCGCGAGCTCCTGCAGACGCCGCGCGCGTGGATGGAGCGGCGCTACCGGCTCGTGCACTTCGCACAGATGGAGCGCGGCGGGCACTTCGCCGCGTTCGAGCAGCCCGAGGCGTTCGTGCGCGACCTGCGCGCATTCGCGCGCATCCTGCGACAGGAGACCCCGTCATGA
- a CDS encoding amidohydrolase family protein — protein sequence MKLEDMILVSVDDHVVEPPDMWDGVLTPEWKAKAPKLVHKPDDTDVWLFNGQQIPNVGLNAVSGRPPEEYGMEPTALSQLRPGHYDVDERVRDMNAAGILGSMCFSSVPGFCGQLFARQDDKTLARTMTQAYNDWHIDGWCGAHPGRFIPLALPMLWDPKAMAEEVRRVARKGCHAVTFPDNPVGLGFPSLHNDYWEPFWKACSDEGVIVAIHIGSGTGMNFSEPEAPVEIMIASTPISLFSCATEWVFSNVLRRHPDLRIALSEGGIGWVPYFLERVDYVYEHHHKWTHQDFGGELPSDVFRRHFVTCFIDDAVGVRDRDLVGLETITWECDYPHSDSTWPDAPERLWRSMEGVPKAEVDAMTHLNAMRHFRYDPFAHVPREQATVGALRAQASGVDLSLKSAGGAAPAPADAPFVTIAHVMKQLATAFATPFESDASKPAGGADAAATAAKHWNVKTK from the coding sequence ATGAAGCTCGAAGACATGATCCTCGTGAGCGTGGACGACCACGTCGTCGAGCCGCCCGACATGTGGGACGGCGTGCTGACGCCCGAGTGGAAGGCGAAGGCGCCGAAGCTCGTGCACAAGCCCGACGACACCGACGTGTGGCTGTTCAACGGCCAGCAGATCCCGAACGTCGGGCTGAACGCCGTCTCCGGCCGGCCGCCCGAGGAATACGGAATGGAGCCGACGGCGCTCTCGCAGCTGCGCCCCGGGCACTACGACGTCGACGAGCGCGTCCGCGACATGAACGCGGCGGGCATCCTCGGCTCGATGTGCTTCTCGTCCGTGCCGGGCTTCTGCGGCCAGCTCTTCGCGCGCCAGGACGACAAGACGCTCGCGCGCACCATGACCCAGGCCTACAACGACTGGCACATCGACGGCTGGTGCGGCGCGCATCCCGGCCGCTTCATCCCGCTCGCGCTCCCGATGCTGTGGGACCCGAAGGCGATGGCCGAGGAGGTCCGGCGCGTCGCGCGGAAGGGCTGCCATGCGGTCACGTTCCCGGACAACCCCGTCGGCCTCGGCTTCCCGTCGCTGCACAACGACTACTGGGAGCCCTTCTGGAAGGCGTGCTCGGACGAGGGCGTGATCGTCGCGATCCACATCGGCTCGGGCACGGGCATGAACTTCAGCGAGCCCGAGGCGCCGGTCGAGATCATGATCGCGTCGACGCCGATCTCGCTCTTCTCGTGCGCCACCGAGTGGGTCTTCAGCAACGTGCTGCGCCGCCATCCCGACCTGCGCATCGCGCTCTCGGAGGGCGGCATCGGCTGGGTGCCGTACTTCCTCGAGCGCGTCGACTACGTCTACGAGCACCACCACAAGTGGACGCACCAGGACTTCGGCGGCGAGCTCCCGAGCGACGTCTTCCGCCGCCACTTCGTGACGTGCTTCATCGACGACGCGGTCGGCGTGCGCGACCGCGATCTCGTCGGGCTCGAGACCATCACGTGGGAGTGCGACTACCCGCACAGCGACTCGACCTGGCCCGACGCGCCGGAGCGGCTGTGGCGGTCGATGGAAGGCGTTCCGAAGGCCGAAGTCGACGCGATGACGCACCTGAATGCGATGCGCCACTTCCGCTACGACCCCTTCGCGCACGTCCCGCGCGAGCAGGCGACGGTCGGCGCACTGCGCGCGCAGGCGTCGGGCGTCGACCTCTCGCTCAAGTCGGCGGGCGGCGCGGCGCCGGCGCCGGCCGACGCGCCGTTCGTCACCATCGCGCACGTCATGAAGCAGCTCGCGACCGCCTTCGCGACGCCCTTCGAGAGCGACGCGTCGAAGCCGGCGGGCGGCGCGGACGCCGCCGCGACGGCCGCGAAGCACTGGAACGTGAAGACGAAGTAG
- a CDS encoding SDR family oxidoreductase — protein sequence MTTQRESDVPRIDDWSKLLDGRVAVVTGGGDGIGGAIARLFAAHGARVEIAEIDPARAEAKVKEIEASGGAARAHVVDVRELADVERLREAVLDRHGAIDVLVNNVGDYRPLVPFHESTPESWDAMFRVNQLHFYAVTRAFLPCMIDRRRGSIVNVHSVEGMRGYPGEPVYGSMKAAIAHFTTCLAVAYGRKGIRVNGVGPDLTQTPQVDYIAGWEEHEHLWESWAPVGRLGWPEETARVALFLASDLSTYVTGHNVPVDGGSKAGAGWFWSPKAKRFMNRPLGL from the coding sequence ATGACGACGCAGCGAGAGAGCGACGTTCCGCGCATCGACGACTGGTCGAAGCTGCTCGACGGCCGGGTCGCCGTCGTGACCGGCGGCGGCGACGGCATCGGCGGCGCGATCGCGCGCCTGTTCGCCGCGCACGGCGCGCGCGTCGAGATCGCGGAGATCGACCCCGCCCGCGCCGAGGCGAAGGTGAAGGAGATCGAGGCTTCGGGCGGCGCCGCGCGCGCGCACGTGGTCGACGTCCGCGAGCTCGCCGACGTCGAGCGGCTCCGCGAGGCCGTGCTCGACCGGCACGGCGCGATCGACGTGCTCGTCAACAACGTCGGCGACTACCGGCCGCTCGTGCCGTTCCACGAGTCGACGCCCGAATCGTGGGACGCGATGTTCCGCGTGAACCAGCTCCACTTCTACGCCGTCACGCGCGCGTTCCTGCCGTGCATGATCGACCGGCGCCGCGGGTCGATCGTGAACGTGCACTCCGTCGAGGGCATGCGCGGCTACCCGGGCGAGCCCGTCTACGGCTCGATGAAGGCCGCGATCGCGCACTTCACGACGTGCCTCGCCGTCGCCTACGGACGCAAGGGCATCCGCGTGAACGGCGTCGGCCCCGACCTCACGCAGACGCCGCAGGTCGACTACATCGCGGGCTGGGAGGAGCACGAGCACCTGTGGGAGTCGTGGGCGCCGGTCGGCCGGCTCGGCTGGCCCGAGGAGACGGCGCGCGTCGCGCTCTTCCTCGCGTCCGACCTCTCGACCTACGTCACTGGCCACAACGTGCCGGTCGACGGCGGCAGCAAGGCCGGCGCCGGCTGGTTCTGGTCGCCGAAGGCGAAGCGCTTCATGAACCGCCCGCTCGGGCTCTGA
- a CDS encoding SDR family NAD(P)-dependent oxidoreductase, with the protein MQIENARAVVVGGASGMARATAELLAQGGAKVAVLDLPASEGASVAKQIGGSFFAVDITDEASVAAAIAGAADALGGIDVGVNVAGGGIAKRTLTKEGPHPLADFRRVVDLNLVATFDLLRLEADVMSRNEPNADGERGVIVNTASIAAFEGQIGQVAYAAAKAGIVGMTYVAARDLGSLGIRVNAIAPSLFQTGITKLVPEAMAAALTKDAAFPKRMGKPGEYALLAKAIIENPMLNGGTIRLDAGQRFAPK; encoded by the coding sequence ATGCAGATCGAGAACGCACGGGCCGTCGTCGTCGGCGGCGCATCGGGAATGGCGCGCGCGACCGCCGAGCTGCTCGCGCAGGGCGGAGCGAAGGTCGCGGTGCTCGACCTCCCGGCGTCCGAGGGAGCGAGCGTCGCGAAGCAGATCGGCGGCTCGTTCTTCGCCGTCGACATCACGGACGAGGCGAGCGTCGCGGCCGCGATCGCGGGCGCGGCGGACGCGCTCGGCGGCATCGACGTCGGCGTCAACGTCGCGGGCGGCGGGATCGCGAAGCGCACGCTCACGAAGGAAGGGCCGCACCCGCTCGCCGACTTCCGGCGCGTCGTGGACCTGAACCTCGTCGCGACCTTCGACCTGCTGCGGCTCGAGGCCGACGTCATGAGCCGCAACGAGCCCAACGCCGACGGCGAGCGCGGCGTCATCGTCAACACCGCGTCGATCGCGGCCTTCGAGGGGCAGATCGGCCAGGTCGCCTACGCCGCGGCGAAGGCCGGCATCGTCGGCATGACCTACGTCGCCGCGCGCGACCTCGGCTCGCTCGGCATCCGCGTCAACGCGATCGCGCCGAGCCTCTTCCAGACGGGCATCACGAAGCTCGTCCCCGAGGCGATGGCCGCCGCGCTCACGAAGGACGCCGCGTTCCCGAAGCGCATGGGAAAGCCCGGCGAGTACGCGCTGCTCGCGAAGGCGATCATCGAGAACCCGATGCTCAACGGCGGCACGATCCGCCTCGACGCCGGGCAGCGCTTCGCGCCGAAGTAG
- a CDS encoding tail fiber domain-containing protein: MRDRSRTGQATLLAVSISAGIALASPSIAADLTATLDAGAGFSVRDDTGAIERLRVDEATGNLSRNGALFVHTTGNHNLFVGAGAGSLTTTGFTGANAAFGEAALGAITTGFWNAALGYRALAANTSGDRNAALGTRALEHNTTGFFNTATGHRSLGSNTTGYYNTSTGTYAMGLNTTGTRNTALGDAALQSNQNGSRNTGSGFLALTSNTVGFQNTAAGSGALAYNTSGSKNTAAGAESLRSNTTGSNNTAAGYGALYSLTSGSSNIAVGYTAGAGLTAGSNNIYLANQGAAAESGQIRIGTLGTHTQATIAGIHGRTSTGGIAVLVNASGTLGTTTSSARFKRDVADMGSASDVLMKLRPVVFHYTEETVGKEASGELQYGLIAEEVADIAPELVAPGADGSPYSVKYHVLPALLLNEVQQQRAEIARLRSRVAELEDVRDRAHAKGASR; encoded by the coding sequence ATGCGAGATCGCTCCCGCACCGGTCAGGCAACCCTGCTCGCGGTCTCCATCAGCGCGGGCATCGCGCTGGCCTCGCCCAGTATCGCTGCCGATCTCACCGCGACGCTCGACGCCGGAGCCGGCTTCTCCGTGCGCGACGACACGGGCGCGATCGAGCGCCTGCGCGTCGACGAAGCCACCGGGAACCTGTCGCGCAACGGCGCACTCTTCGTGCACACGACCGGGAATCACAACCTGTTCGTGGGAGCGGGTGCCGGAAGCCTGACGACCACCGGATTCACAGGCGCCAACGCGGCGTTCGGCGAAGCCGCACTCGGTGCGATCACGACGGGCTTCTGGAACGCCGCCCTCGGATATCGCGCCCTCGCCGCCAACACCAGCGGCGATCGCAACGCCGCGCTCGGAACCCGCGCCCTCGAGCACAACACGACCGGCTTCTTCAACACGGCCACGGGACACCGTTCCCTGGGCTCGAACACCACGGGCTACTACAACACCTCGACCGGAACGTACGCGATGGGCCTGAACACGACGGGCACTCGCAATACCGCGTTGGGAGACGCGGCCCTGCAGAGCAACCAGAACGGCTCGCGCAACACGGGCTCGGGATTCCTCGCCCTGACTTCGAACACGGTCGGCTTCCAGAACACCGCCGCCGGAAGCGGTGCCCTCGCCTACAACACGTCCGGCTCCAAGAACACCGCCGCGGGCGCGGAGTCCCTTCGCTCGAACACGACCGGCTCCAACAACACCGCGGCGGGATACGGCGCGCTCTACTCGCTCACGTCCGGGTCGTCGAACATCGCGGTCGGGTACACCGCCGGAGCCGGTCTGACCGCGGGAAGCAACAACATCTACCTCGCGAACCAGGGTGCTGCGGCCGAGAGCGGCCAGATCCGGATCGGGACCCTCGGTACCCACACCCAGGCCACGATCGCCGGCATCCACGGACGAACCTCGACGGGCGGCATCGCCGTGCTCGTGAACGCCTCGGGCACGCTGGGCACCACGACCTCCTCCGCCCGCTTCAAGCGCGACGTCGCCGACATGGGCTCGGCGAGCGACGTGCTGATGAAGCTGCGCCCCGTCGTCTTCCACTACACCGAGGAGACCGTCGGCAAGGAAGCGTCCGGCGAGCTCCAGTACGGCCTGATCGCGGAGGAGGTCGCCGACATCGCACCCGAGCTCGTCGCGCCCGGCGCCGACGGCTCGCCCTACTCGGTCAAGTACCACGTGCTGCCGGCGCTCTTGCTCAACGAAGTCCAGCAGCAGCGCGCGGAGATCGCTCGGTTGCGGTCCCGGGTCGCCGAGCTCGAAGACGTGCGCGATCGCGCGCATGCGAAGGGAGCCTCGCGATGA
- a CDS encoding tail fiber domain-containing protein, producing MAARSFAGRSLRSISLLALLSCFHPGTGAADVTVTLGAAEDFVVETNGGPPAERLRIDEATGNISRNGALFVHTTGASSVFVGPGSGNTSSSGSLNAAIGASALAANTSGFGNTAAGAYALHFNTSGYGNTATGFNALRYNTTGRHNTAAGVNALQGNGTGEANTAAGHQALSSNSVGSRNTAAGASALLLNSSGNDNTAAGSTALFLNTTGNDNTATGSSALYTNTTGNHNTATGANALRYNSTGSYNTASGFQSLRSNTIGARNTASGTSALHSNTTGDSNTAAGFQSLVANTTGFFNTAAGAYALRDNTIGVRNTAVGFQSMLNNTTGGFNTAVGRRALANNTTGAYNIAVGQNAGALQTNGIENIYLGNVGVAGESRQIKIGTIGAQTAAHIAGIHGATSSGGIAVLVNASGTLGTTTSSARFKRDIADMGSASDVLMKLRPVVFHYTEETVGKEASGELQYGLIAEEVADVAPELVAPGADGSPYSVKYHVLPALLLNELQKSELRNDEQQRTIEELLARLAALEALQGSAGRE from the coding sequence ATGGCGGCTCGTTCGTTTGCGGGTCGTTCTCTTCGGTCGATCTCGTTGCTCGCCCTCCTCTCCTGCTTCCATCCAGGCACCGGTGCGGCCGACGTGACGGTCACGCTCGGCGCCGCCGAAGACTTCGTCGTCGAGACGAACGGCGGCCCGCCCGCCGAACGCCTGCGCATCGACGAGGCCACCGGGAACATCTCGCGCAACGGTGCCTTGTTCGTGCACACGACCGGTGCGAGCAGCGTGTTCGTCGGGCCCGGATCCGGGAACACGAGCTCGTCGGGCAGCCTCAACGCGGCGATCGGCGCCAGCGCACTCGCGGCGAACACCTCGGGCTTCGGGAACACCGCCGCGGGAGCCTACGCGCTCCACTTCAACACCTCGGGCTACGGAAACACCGCGACCGGATTCAACGCGCTGCGATACAACACCACGGGCCGGCACAACACCGCGGCGGGAGTCAACGCCCTGCAAGGGAACGGAACGGGCGAGGCCAACACCGCCGCCGGGCATCAAGCGCTCTCCAGCAACTCCGTGGGCTCGCGAAACACCGCGGCGGGTGCCTCCGCGCTCCTGCTGAACAGCTCGGGAAACGACAACACCGCCGCGGGAAGCACCGCCCTGTTCCTGAACACCACCGGCAACGACAACACCGCGACCGGAAGCAGTGCGCTCTACACCAACACCACGGGCAACCACAACACCGCGACGGGAGCCAACGCTCTCAGGTACAACAGCACCGGCTCCTACAACACCGCGTCGGGCTTCCAATCCCTACGCAGCAACACGATCGGCGCCAGGAACACCGCGAGTGGAACCAGTGCCCTGCACTCCAACACCACCGGCGACAGCAACACCGCGGCCGGGTTCCAATCGCTGGTCGCGAACACCACGGGCTTCTTCAACACCGCTGCGGGAGCCTACGCCCTCCGCGACAACACCATCGGCGTCCGAAACACGGCGGTGGGATTCCAATCGATGCTCAACAACACCACAGGGGGCTTCAACACCGCGGTCGGCAGGCGAGCGCTGGCCAACAACACCACCGGCGCCTACAACATCGCGGTCGGGCAGAACGCGGGCGCCCTCCAGACCAACGGGATCGAGAACATCTATCTCGGGAACGTAGGCGTCGCCGGCGAGAGCCGGCAGATCAAGATCGGCACGATCGGTGCGCAGACGGCCGCGCACATCGCCGGAATCCACGGCGCGACGTCCTCGGGCGGCATCGCCGTGCTCGTGAACGCCTCGGGCACGTTGGGCACCACGACCTCGTCCGCCCGCTTCAAGCGCGACATCGCCGACATGGGCTCGGCGAGCGACGTGCTGATGAAGCTGCGACCCGTCGTCTTCCACTACACCGAGGAGACCGTCGGCAAGGAAGCGAGCGGCGAGCTGCAGTACGGCCTGATCGCCGAGGAGGTCGCCGACGTCGCACCCGAGCTCGTCGCGCCCGGCGCCGACGGCTCGCCCTACTCGGTCAAGTACCACGTGCTGCCGGCGCTCTTGCTCAACGAGCTGCAGAAGTCCGAGCTCCGCAACGACGAGCAGCAGCGCACGATCGAAGAGCTGCTCGCCCGGCTCGCTGCGCTGGAGGCGCTGCAGGGGTCCGCGGGAAGGGAGTGA